One Haliaeetus albicilla chromosome 20, bHalAlb1.1, whole genome shotgun sequence genomic window, AGGCCCCCCACTTTCCtctgccccccccgggggcaAGAACTGAAGGGCACTTTGGGTTTGCCACTGATGGGGACGACATCGGTGTCCCACGGTGGCTGCGAAGGGACCAGATGCCCCCCGGCTTCCCAccctgggatggggggggaggaTGGCAGCCATCACCCGGAGGGGggagcccagcacagcccccctGTCCCCGGGCAGGGGGGCAGCAGCCCCCACCCCTCCCCGAGCCAGAAGCATGGGTGCACGTGTAGGTGCGTGCAAGAGACACAAACTGCTTTGGGGGGGACGACAGGGACAAAAcagccccggggcgggggggagttgggggtggggggctcaGTTAACGCTGTCCTCATCGCTGGCCTCGCCGCGGTCATCTTTGGTCTCGGCCAGGGAGCTCTCGTCGATGTTCTCCAGGGAGTCGGCGTGCTGGAGGGAGAGCTCGGAGAGCGGCAGCGCCGGCAGCCGGCTCTGCTCGGGGAACAGCCAGGGCTTGAAGTGCGGGTTGTGCTTCAGCTTCCACTCCGGGTACTTCAGGCAAGCTTTGTACATCTTCTTCATCGCCTGGGATGAAGGTTGGGTTGGAGCTGAGCTGGGTCGGGGGGGGGACACCTCGCCCTCCACCCCACCGCACCGTGGGACCCCCCGGTGCGACCGACTCACCTTGGGGGCCAGGAACTGCGAGGATTTGTTCACCACCCACTTCGGCAGGGAACCTGCCGAGAGAAGAGAAGCCGGGCTGGGATCAGGCACGTGGGACAGCCGGGACCCCCGGGCACAGCAccgccagcccccccccgggtcACCCTCCTCAGGGACAGGAGGGCTCGGGGACACCCGTCTGGAGAGGGGACAAGGCGAGCGGCAGCAGGGGGACAGTCCAAGGAAATGAGGATTCAACCCAAACTGCTGCCTCAGCTTCTTGCCGAGTTCAAGAAAAGCCATTTCAGCATGTTGGCCACCTCTTCTAccccaaaaaagaaatatttcaagagAACGGGCCCAAAATGTTTCCTCCTGGCATTGCTGCAGCACTCCTGGTCTGGCTCTGGCCGCGTCCCAAGATGCTCCcggctgcctccctgcctgctgctgcctgtctcTGAGCCCACCCTGAGCCcacccacccctcccagccccggAAAAACTTCCAGCCCGATTTATTAACCTCAGCTGATCTGTTAGGACAGACCCCTAACCGGAGGGCAACTGTCCCCAAGGGACACGAGGGCAGGACTGGGGTGGGCTGAGCCCCGAGGCATCGGCGTGGGGGGTCCCCCCCCTTACCTTTGGGGTCCACCTGTGCCAGGTAGGTGATGGTGCAGCTCTTGGCTCCTGTCCCTTCGATCAGGTAGCCCGTCTGGATGGAGACCGCTCGCACCATGTCCTTCCGAGGGGGGTAATTCTGCAGGGGGGACAgtgaggatggggggggggacagggacacatCGATGGCAGGGGCAGGATGGGGTACAGGCAAGCACTAaccgcaggcagggctgccctgACCCCCCCAACAGCCCCCCAATGCCTCCAGCCTGACCTCCCACCGACCACGGGGCAAACCCAGCCCTGTCCTGGTGTGGGCAGCACCCCCGgctgctccccccagccccctcagGGACTCACGGGGTGCTTGACGGAGTAGTTCATGATGATGTAGTCGGTGCCCATGGGCAGCCAAGAGCGGAGCGTGATGACATCCCGGTTCTTCAGGGGCTTGGGGCACTTCCCTGGGGACAGCAGTGGTGGGAGACCAGGGTgagacaccccccaccccacccagcACAGGCATCCCCGCTGGGAGTCCAAGCCTGCTCCCCAAATCCCTCCCAAACTGGTACCCAGCCTCCTCCCAGCGATGCCCGGGCACCACCAAACCCACAGATGCTGAACCCAGGAACGCTGCCGTGACAGCCCCAGGGCTCAGCTCCCCcctcccagggaccccccagccccctcctcacAGGCGTAGTAGCCCACGTCGGAGTTGACAGTCAGCTTCCCAATGTCAAAGGTCTCGATGACGTTGGTGTCCCACTTTTTCCGATACTCGATGTCATGCAGCACGTCGTAGAGCGTCTCCGCCGGCACGTCCTTGCACTCCATCCTGCACTGCAGGGGTGGGCGGCTGAGAAACTGCCCCGAGGTGGGGGGAGTGGCCGTGGGAacccctgggtggggggggtctccTCTCAGGTTCCCCAAAAACCAACGCAAAACCCCCGAAGAGGAGCTGGATCCCAACCTGCAGCTCAGCCCAGTCTGGCCCAGTTTGGCCCCCAGAGCCACCTTACAGCCTGAGCACTCAGAGCCAGCTACACCCCAAGGCAGCGCGGAGCTGAGCCCCGGATGCCAGGGGGACCTTCGCAGGGGGGGCATCTTCCCacctcctctcttttcccccatcACTGGTCTTCCCCCAAAGCAAGCATCCCTGCATGGGGCACCAGTGGTGCCACGGGGGTCTGGTGCACGGGGCCATGCCCGGTGCCGTGGCATAGTGtgcggagggggggggctggctggagtggggagcagcccccccaccccagggtcAAGAGCAGCTCCAGTAACCATGGCAGCCAAATCCTTGGGAAGacaaggagaagaagaaaggagaagctgCCGTCCTCCCCCGGCAGCAGGGATGCCatctggccaaggccaagggCTGCTGGAGCCGTGCCGCGGGGCAGAGtgcgggcaggagctggcagagagGGCAGCCAGCGTGGGCAGCGGTGGGCAGCGCAGGCAACCCTGCTGTGATccctggggatgctgctccGGCACCCCAGCAAACACATGTGGCCCCAAGTGCCTCTGAGGTGGGTACCGGCATCCTGCCCCCCGCCGAATGCCGCCGGCTCCTGGTCCATCCCCAAGGACGGCTCCCGCCCCTCCTGGACCCCCAGACCCCGGCCACCCAACACCTGGGGGGAGCGGCTCTTGGGCCCTTCCTTTAGGAGCAGATTTAGGGAATTAGGGGCAGAGGAGCCACAGCCACCGTCCTCGCCCAAGCAATGCGGTGCTGGAGACCCCCGACCCCGGCAAGAGGAATGGCAGCACCCGGCACCAGGGCACGGCCCCGCACCCGGACCCTTGAGTGCAACACGGCTGCTGCTCGCAGAGCCAAAGCCTCCACACGCAGACCCTGTCCCCAACCCCACGGAGCCTGTCCCCAACCCCACGGAGCTCATCCCCAAGCTCACAGAGCCTGTCACCAGCCCCACGGAGCCCATCCTCAATCCCACAGAGCTCATCCCCAAGCTCACAGAGCCCGTCCCCAACCCCACGGAGCCCATCCTCAACCCCACGGAGCCCATCTTCAAGCCCATTGCCCCCATCCCCAACCCCACGGCACCGCTGCTCATCCCCCTGCACCTTGCATTGCAACCCTGCCACGTGAGCCTCCCTTCGGCCAAAAACTCGGACGGGGCAAGCCTTGCAAGGCGTTTTCAGGGAGCACACCCCCGGGTGACATGCTTGGGGaaccccctgctccccacccgCACCCAGGAAACCCCGGCACCGTGCCTGCGCCGGCCAGGCTGGATGCGGGAGCGGGTGCCGCCGCTTCTCCCGTATATTCCCAAAGCGGCGAGGCAGGTCGGCCGAGCCGTGCCCACGCGGGCAGGACCAGCCGGGTGACTCAGGACCTGCCCGCGCTGCCTGTGTGccaccagctgcctgcagcccgtGGGTGACTCACGTCCCCGGCAGTGCCGGGGGGGTCTCGTCGGGAGGGGGGACGGTGCCACCCGGGAAGCGCCCAGAGCGGCCCTGAGTCAATATTGACTCTGACGTCTACggggcaaggaggaggaggaggaaggaaggaagaccAAAGGAGGGAGGTTGAATGCAATGGGTGCAAGGGGCCGACCGTGCCCCGACACACTCCCTGCCCCAGAGATTTTGGAGGGAAGGGGCTCGCGGGGGCAGCTCTGGGCAGCAGGACAAGGGGCTGCCTGTGGGTACCCAGGTGGTTGGGGACTGAGGGGACCCCCGACATGGGAGAAAAACTGCCCTGGGGGTCAGCTCAACCTCCAGCCCCACATTGTCGGGGGGCTGACACTGCCACGAAGCCCTGGCTTCACCGGCAGCATCCCCTCCTGTCCGGAGCGGGCTTCCCTGGCCTCGGGGGTGCACGGCACCTGGTGCAGGCAGCACCAGCGGCCACAGCCACGTGGGTCATTAATTAAAGAGAAGATCTCCCCCGTGGCCCGGATGTTCGACGCAATCATTAACGACCGGGTGCCATGTCTCAAGGTGACCCAATGAATAAAGTAATGAGCAGGAGCCAGGGTCCGGGCAGGAACGGTCAGTATGTGCATCCCAGGTGGCTTCCCAGAGCCCGGCGGCTCCAGCAAAGCCCAGCGAAGTTCCAGCCCCCTCCCGATGCTTCCCATGGGATGGCTCCTGGCCATCCTTTCAGAGCAGTCCATTCCCAGGGGCAGAGTCTCCCCTGGGGCACTCGGGTCCCCAAGCACCAGCTCGCTGCTCCactggggtgggcagggggttCCCAGCCGGGGTCCCCCATCCCGCAGCCATCTCGGGCACCACAACAGTTAACGGGCAGCCCCGAGGCCACCGAAGAATCCCGTGTCCTGCCGATGAATCAGCCCTGGGTTTTGTCAGGTCCTGGTGGCACAAACTTGTTTCCAGACTCCAGAAAACAGGTTAGACGAGAGCTGCATCCCTAATGGCAGGAGAGAAggcgagggggggggaaggctgcTGCTTCAAAGCAGAGCGAGACCTTCGGGTTTCATTTAattacagagcagcagcagcaggagcgagAAAGCCAGCGAGCAAACGGCGAGGAAAACAGCTCTTTGGAGGCTGTCGGTGGCAGGCACAgcgggcagcccccagccccgtcCCCGGGGAGCTGCGACGTTGGGGGCGAACGCCCCGGCTCGGCCCCGCCGTGCCACGTCAGCCATGCCACGTGTGCCGGGGCAGCTGCCCGTCCCACCGGCTGGCATGAAATCCAGTGGGAGCATCCCATCCTGGGTGGGAGGTGCTGggtctgggtgctgctggggaccACGGGGGTGGCACAGGGACTGTTGGTGCCCCCACGGTCCCTGACACCTGGCCGGGGCAGCCCAGTGCCGCTCACCACACGCACAGCATCAACATATAAACACCCAGCAGGATCTTTCCAAGCAGGATCTGGCCAGGAGGGCGCTGGGGGGGTCCAGGACCTGACGTGGCTGTGGGATGCGCTGGGGTCTTGGGGGAGCAAGGCTGGATGCTAGAGGGGGCTAGGAGAGCCCCATGGGGGTGGTAgaggggctgccgggggggaaaaggttttggggagggaagcagggagaggagcaggcatGGGGAGCAAAGGTGGCCGGAGGGAAGGTGACCGCCCCCAGAGCAAACAGGGACCTCGGCCTTTCGGGGATGAAGACTCCTCAATGGGGTTTAACTGAGCAGCACCCCAAGCCCGGGCTCCCCTGGCACGGAGAGCCAAGGATGGGGCACCCCTGGGGTGCTGCCAGGGCTCGGGGACCCCCGTGGGGGCGAGGGAGGGCTTTGGGTACCGACCGCCCCGTGGCAGGAGCGTGCCGTGCCAACCGGGGCCAGGACATCCTGGTACACACCTGGGGCTGCTTCCCGGCCACGCCGACGTGGCACACCGGGATTGCTGGGGCGGGCAGGGatgcacacccccccccccccccatgtcctcCCTGCTGCATGCTTGCACCCAAGCAGCTCTACAGAGAGCGGCACCTCAATCCCACCAGAGACGTTTTGGGATGCAGCAACACCCCAAGAACAAGCGGCAAGGCTGGGGGGCACCGGGGGCTCGGTGTGGGGGCTGGGACGCGCTGCCCTGCAGACCTGTGCCTACGCCAGCGTGCCCAGGGATGTGCAGACCCCACGGAGATGGGCGCTCCGTGtcccgctggccacgtgtgccggCGTGGGGTCGGGCTCACACCTCtgtgggggggggacgacgagcAGCACCCCACACCCCAGGgactgtccccatccctgtcccccccaggACTCACTGCTACGGCACCGCAGGCTGCTGCCACCAGTGCACGGTGGGGACCTGTCCCCGGGTCACCGCAGCCCAAACACGCAGCCGTGGCTCTGCCACGCCGGCGGCCGGCCGACGCCGGGGAGCAAACAGAGGCGATTCCCCGGCGGGCGCAGGCGCGGTGGGAGCCAGGCACAGCCGGTGCTCCTGCCACCGCCACCACCCCAGGGACAGGTTTCTCCGGTGCTGCCGGCGCCGCTTGTTTGCGCAGCTGCTGCAGAGCGGCATGCGAGcaggccgcggccgccgccgccaccacctCCGCTCCGCCACCGACCTTGCCGGGCTGCCGCCGTCCCTCGGCACGCCGGCGAGGGCAATATAACCCGTTGCACCAGGGAAAGCTTTGTGGAGGTGCCGGCAGGGACGGGGACGCCggccagccctgcagagagccAGGCAGAGGTTCCAGCGTGGCACGGTGGCCCGTGGCCACTGGCAACGCCAGCCTGACGCTGCTCCTGTCCTAAGTTTTCTCTTGGATTCCTGGTGCCCGGTCGGCCCTAACGCTGCCTGTGTGCCCACTTTGCCGGAGGGATGAGCATGCACCCGCCTGCGCCAGCCCGGCAAACCGCCACCGGGGAGGGAAGGGACCCACCGGAGGACGCAGCAGGGACCCGGAGAGCCCCAGGAGCTCCGCTCTGTATCGGAGGAGGGGGGGTTGCAGGGCTGCAGCGGGTGCCACGGGGCGAGGGGACAGCCCGGATGGGGACAGCCCCCATGACAGCGGGCTGGTGCCCGGCAGGCCCCGAGGAACCCTCCAGCCCCGCTCCGGCCCCGGctttgggtgctgggggggggggcaggcagcaccGAGGCCCCACGGTCCCACATGCCCGAGGGTCCCTGTTTGTCCCTGGGTGAGTCCCCGGTCACCCCTGTGCACCCCCCTTGTCCCAGGGGACCCTACGTGTCCCCGCTCAGCCCTGGGGTCTTGTTTGTCCTGGGGTCCCCACTCACTCCCAGAGTCCCCATTTGTCCTGGGgtgccagctcagccctgggtcCCCACTTGTCCTGGGGTCCCTTTTTTGCAATAGGGTGCCAGCTCGGCCAAGTCCCCACTCGCCCAGGGTGCTGTAATCACTTGAGGGTCCCCACTTGCCACAGGGTCCCCGCTAACCCCTGGGGTTCCTTCTCACCCCGGGGTGCCGCATCGCCCCAGGGTCCCCCCTTGCCAAAGGATTCCTGCCTGCACCCATGGTCCCTGCTCACCCCGGGGTGCTGGCTCTCACCCCggtgtccctgctgtcccccagGGTGCTGGCTCACCCCAGGTCCTTGTTTGCCCCAGGGTCCCCCTTAACTTCTGGGGTCCTCACTCACCCTCAGGGTCCCTCTTCACCCCAGGGTGCTGGTTCGCCCCCAAGTCCCCACTTGCCTCAGGGTCCCCGCTAACCACAAGATTCCTGCTTGCACCCACAGCCCCTGCTCACCCGGGGGTGCTGGCTCACCCCCCGAGTCCCCGCTTGCTGGGGGGTCCCCGCTCACCCCAGGATGCCGCATCACCCCAGGGTCCCCGCTCGCCTCCAGGTCCCCCCCCCGGGGATCCGTGCTGGCCCCCAGCATCCTCCCCACCGCCCCAGGGTCTCCCCTACCCCCCGGGGTCCGCGCTCCCTCCGTGCTGCCgggcccccgcccgcccccgggcGCTGGGTTCCCCCCCGGTGCCCGGTGCCCGGTGCCGGTGGGGTCTCACCTTGATCTTATGGAGGGAGCGCTCGGGCTCCAGCAGCTGGACCCAGACGGCCACCCCCGCCTTGCTGTAGGTGAGGCTCCAGCCCCGCTCCGACTCGCACTCCGCCCGGAACGCCCCGAAATCCCGGTCGTCGGGGATCTGCACGCTGTCGCGACCCGACGCGCCGTCGCGACCCGACATGGTGTCGCGACGCTCCCTTTctgccccttccttccccccccacccccaccccaaccctCCACCGTTGCCGCTGCCGGTGCCGCGGGTCGCGGCGGCCCCTACGGCGGGG contains:
- the STARD10 gene encoding START domain-containing protein 10, which translates into the protein MSGRDGASGRDSVQIPDDRDFGAFRAECESERGWSLTYSKAGVAVWVQLLEPERSLHKIKCRMECKDVPAETLYDVLHDIEYRKKWDTNVIETFDIGKLTVNSDVGYYAWKCPKPLKNRDVITLRSWLPMGTDYIIMNYSVKHPNYPPRKDMVRAVSIQTGYLIEGTGAKSCTITYLAQVDPKGSLPKWVVNKSSQFLAPKAMKKMYKACLKYPEWKLKHNPHFKPWLFPEQSRLPALPLSELSLQHADSLENIDESSLAETKDDRGEASDEDSVN